One region of Dysidea avara chromosome 1, odDysAvar1.4, whole genome shotgun sequence genomic DNA includes:
- the LOC136249700 gene encoding uncharacterized protein, translated as MHFLSVIVLIFTAVNSGSALIQKVEDDYYREMGMTAEYPAESCREIYNKNPVGRTQSGYYWVKSCEKTMKVYCDMHMICGCIQGGWMKIADVHDGENCPSTWKNFTIPNTSKKVCRSGQDAAGIYSATYSTEGACEGFQHFCGKVIGYQKGSPSAFVGGTRSLDGIYLEGISITYGEPRKHLYSLAVGISALSSTEQTSNCPCSKYRGTWPPPYVRDDYYCDTGNFGAPSVVKFYPDNPLWDGEGCTKDYSCCGQPGMPYFYRKLPVPVKEDIEVRIMADEAFSNEAVLVGIMELYVL; from the exons ATGCATTTTCTCTCTGTGATAGTGCTTATTTTCACAGCAGTGAATAGTGGCTCAGCACTGATCCAAAAGGTGGAGGATGATTACTATAGGGAGATGGGAATGACTGCAGAGTATCCAGCAGAGTCTTGCAGGGAGATATACAACAAGAATCCTGTAGGCCGTACCCAGTCAGGATATTACTGGGTCAAATCATGTGAAAAGACAATGAAG GTCTACTGTGATATGCACATGATCTGTGGCTGTATACAAGGTGGATGGATGAAGATTGCTGATGTACATGATGGTGAAAACTGTCCATCAACATGGAAAAATTTTACAATACCAAACACCTCAAAAAAAGTGTGTAGGTCTGGTCAAGATGCTGCAGGAATCTACTCAGCAACTTACTCAACTGAAGGAGCTTGCGAAGGCTTTCAGCATTTTTGTGGTAAAGTAATCGGTTATCAAAAAGGATCTCCTAGTGCATTTGTTGGGGGGACCAGAAGTCTTGACGGAATCTACCTTGAAGGGATTTCTATAACTTATGGTGAACCTCGGAAACATCTCTATAGCCTGGCAGTAGGAATTTCAGCCTTATCTTCTACAGAGCAAACATCTAATTGCCCTTGTTCTAAGTATCGTGGAACTTGGCCTCCTCCCTATGTGCGAGATGACTACTACTGTGACACTGGAAACTTTGGAGCACCGAGTGTAGTTAAATTTTATCCTGACAATCCTCTGTGGGATGGTGAAGGTTGCACAAAAGATTACAGCTGCTGTGGACAACCCGGAATGCCATACTTTTATCGTAAACTTCCAGTACCAGTCAAGGAAGACATTGAAGTTAGGATTATGGCTGATGAAGCATTTTCCAATGAAGCAGTTTTGGTTGGTATCATGGAACTGTATGTCTTGTAA
- the LOC136261747 gene encoding uncharacterized protein — translation MSEGASTFVLDKATDAAVEANYFIEAILGVAMPSKEAARKSRKKENNRAYYEAHTESILSERKDKYSSECRSQRHANEYYKNVTASREKSTEATKTSFNKDLAKSRIESAERQRKYYHQDLEKTV, via the exons ATGTCTGAGGGTGCAAGTACATTCGTTCTTGACAAGGCTACTGACGCAGCGGTGGAAGCGAACTACTTTATAGAA gcaatattgggtgtggcaatgccttcgaaggaagcggcgcggaagagtagaaagaaggagaataacagggcgtactatgaagctcatacagagtctatactctcagagagaaaggacaagtacagcagtgaatgccgatcacagcgtcatgctaatgagtactacaaaaatgtaacagcgtcgcgtgagaaatcaactgaagccaccaaaacatcatttaacaaagatttggcaaagtctcgcattgagtcagcggaaaggcaaaggaaatactaccatcaagacttggaaaa